A DNA window from Syntrophorhabdus sp. contains the following coding sequences:
- a CDS encoding pilus assembly protein PilP, which yields MSRLQKSSFVIGICLFLGLSCAHAQTPKVQPAPKKEAAKEEAAKKFNVEDFTYSAEGRDPFEPVLLLKAKTARGVNVRSSKEKKESERAGYELEELRFVGVIKSGTGMIAMMEDVQGKGIFFRKGDHLNKNMWVMDVSASNMVVGYKSRGETKKIVVDIPSKN from the coding sequence ATGTCCCGCCTGCAAAAAAGTAGTTTTGTGATCGGCATCTGCCTCTTCCTGGGTCTATCCTGTGCCCACGCGCAGACTCCCAAAGTTCAGCCTGCCCCGAAGAAAGAGGCGGCGAAGGAAGAGGCGGCAAAGAAGTTCAATGTCGAGGATTTCACCTACTCCGCCGAGGGTCGGGATCCCTTCGAGCCTGTCCTGCTCCTCAAGGCCAAGACCGCACGGGGTGTGAACGTCAGGTCCTCAAAGGAAAAGAAGGAGTCCGAAAGGGCCGGTTACGAACTGGAAGAGTTGCGGTTCGTCGGCGTGATAAAGAGCGGTACCGGCATGATCGCCATGATGGAAGATGTGCAGGGAAAGGGTATCTTCTTCAGGAAAGGGGACCACTTGAACAAGAACATGTGGGTGATGGACGTTTCAGCCAGCAATATGGTGGTTGGCTACAAGTCAAGAGGGGAGACGAAGAAGATCGTTGTTGACATCCCCTCGAAAAACTGA
- the pilO gene encoding type 4a pilus biogenesis protein PilO — MRVGFEPKSLGKKIEKIPQKYVLIVMIVLVVAVLAGLYYFLMMPQLERKAKAAKEYAEVQMQLGRLKSIQRNIAKHRQEYTQMQELLQEVMRQLPESKDIPNLLRSVTSVTEETRLKVKQFEPKQIKHTDFYSELPFEMKFQGRFRNLAAFLDGVRKLERIISVTDFTVEAKGPPRNVVVEGSCSANAYVYLKTPVKKAPAQGAKKANVPPAKK; from the coding sequence ATGAGAGTCGGATTCGAGCCGAAAAGCCTGGGAAAAAAGATAGAGAAGATACCGCAGAAGTACGTTCTCATCGTCATGATCGTCCTCGTCGTCGCGGTGCTGGCGGGTCTCTATTACTTTCTCATGATGCCCCAGCTCGAAAGAAAGGCCAAAGCGGCAAAGGAGTACGCCGAAGTGCAGATGCAACTGGGCCGGCTCAAGAGCATCCAGAGGAACATCGCTAAACACCGCCAGGAATACACCCAGATGCAGGAACTTTTGCAGGAGGTCATGAGGCAGCTTCCGGAGTCGAAGGACATCCCCAACCTCTTAAGGAGCGTGACCTCCGTGACGGAGGAGACGCGCCTGAAGGTCAAGCAATTCGAGCCGAAACAGATAAAGCACACGGATTTCTACTCGGAGCTGCCCTTCGAGATGAAGTTCCAGGGAAGGTTCAGGAACCTGGCGGCCTTTCTGGATGGCGTCAGGAAGCTGGAACGTATCATTAGTGTCACGGACTTCACGGTCGAGGCAAAGGGCCCCCCGAGAAATGTTGTGGTGGAAGGATCGTGCAGTGCAAATGCGTATGTATACCTGAAGACGCCGGTGAAGAAGGCGCCGGCTCAAGGAGCGAAAAAGGCAAATGTCCCGCCTGCAAAAAAGTAG